The following nucleotide sequence is from Primulina tabacum isolate GXHZ01 chromosome 2, ASM2559414v2, whole genome shotgun sequence.
atttataGGCACCGTTTGGTTTCTTGGTTGGTATAAGTAAGGAAATTTAGTAAGATTGATAAGTAAAGTCAAAGTTTtggataattattttatattggaTAAGatatattatgtttggtattcTTACCAGTTGGATAATTGGATAATAGATTGTTGAATAAAATTGGCAATACCCAAAAAGCCCTTTTctctttattaaatttattatattcgATCCTTTTGCTCACCTTCTTCAATCCTCTTTCTCTCCACACCAGTACCCTACATACGGCTTCATATTTACACAAAACACTTTTCTTTACAAACGCAAGTATTTCTTCGGCTCAATTCGGTGAGTTAACACAATTACTTTTAACAGATTTTTGTATTATTCTATTTTCTTGAAATGAAACCCGAAATTCCAGTTTAGATTGAGTGTCCCTTTGTTTCGCGTCTTAGTCTGATTATATGTTATTGTTGTCATCTAGCTTAATTTCATTACGCTCCGATCATTCGCGAAAATTTCTGGTCACTCATATCTGTAATTTGATACCGTATCTGCCCTTGATATTGTCTTGTTCTGAAACCTAATTTTTGTTCTTATAAATATGTATATTTCAGTAGGTCACTATTTATTTCATGTGTTTAATAAGTTAGATTTAAATAATTACATGGTTTTATTCTGTATTGTGAGTTAATGTGTTAAATTATTTAGTGTTATGGAGACAAAGCCTACTCCTCAATGTCAGTGTGGCAATGGGTTGATGCTCTTACGGAAAGCTGGTGATCAATCCACTCGTCCGGGTGAATTTTACTACATATGTCCGGCAGCTCTTAACCATCGAAACAAATTCATCTGGTATGACCAGTATCAAGGAAGTAACGTGATACACAAAAACAACATGTCAATGGAATATACTACGGGCTCTTGCAGTGGTACGAAGCAAACATGTATCAATCACAAAGGTCCCTCGACGCAGGAACATTCATTTAGTCAAGAGTGTTACCCAAGGAAGAAAGAATCAATCGCCCCCACAAAAGAATTTGTTGACATTGCTACTGACGTAAAAGAAGCAACCAGAGACAATAGAAAAATGGTCCCGAAGCCCATGCATATTTCATCAGatgatatttgttgttgtttcgGGTGCACATGTTGTTTCGTAAGTGTGTTCCTCTTATTCTTACTATTGTGTGTTATTTTGTCAAAGTAAGATAAGTATAAATATTTGTAAGATCTCTGCTAGTTGTACATGTATGTTGTATCATTCATTTTGAAGTAGAATGATTCAATGTTAGTTATGAATATCACTTGTTGGTTTTGAgattttgtattttaatacAATGGAAGCAAATCAGTGGGCCTTCAATGACTTGGTAACAATATTTGTGATACTAGTTTACTCCCTCGAACTATCATACAGTGTATCAATATATTATTACCATCACTAAACATTGATTCAGCTCTTAATTAACTTATAATATGAAATATTTGGTGTTGTCTTGTGTTGATTTGGTCGATCATTTTTTGAATTCTCCACACCAAAACAATTGACACATATAGTAGAAAATTCAATGCTTCTCCATTTGCTGCTGCAatgcatttaatatttttgtggTTTCAATAGAGATGGGACATTACAATTAATATTAGTTGTCACACCCTGCTAGTGAGGAACAAATTACATGGAGTTAAAATATTGGTAGTAGGTGCACCATCATAAATACATGAATTACTTCTATTTAAGTCCTTCTTTCCTTGGTACTCGGACATGCAAGCATTTTGTAACACCACAAATGTAGTTGAAGAAAAAATGTCTCGAGATTTGGATGTGTCATCTGAGGAGTCGGTGAATAGCACTTACAAATATGTATTCCCACATGTTATTGAGCTTatatcaagtgatgatgaaGCTGAAATCGAGATTATAGTAATTTCATCGGACGATGAGAATGATCTCAAAAGCGATGAAGATGTCATCTTGGGCTTCCCAACAGCTACGCCTCCAACAACACGTAAGTTTGATGAAATTGTTCCGCCTACTGCTGTTAATGGATTACTCTCTGCCAACATTAGTGGAGATTCAACAGCACTACAACCCAAGGGTATGAAGCCTAAGATGGTTAATGATCTTGAGGGGCAGAAAGTTATAACAGATGCAGACAATGATGGCACAAATGAGCACGTTGTTGGGGCATTGGCTGTGAGAGAATCGGTAGAAATCAAATGCTACGAAGCCCCGAAAAGTGCTATAAACTCCAGTGGCTGAATGTTGCATCCGTCACTAAAGTTAATTAGTTTTGGAACCTTTTTTGTTGTTGGTTTTCACCCATTTGTCTTGGGTACAATGGTGCGTAATGCTGTTGTGTATATAGGCAGcaatgtttttatttttgttccAACAATTGTACATACTAACCCAAGATAATGTTACTGGTTCCAAAACATGAAATATCAAGTGCAATTTTTTTCTCTCAATGTGAACAATCGGAAAGGGCATATAACCTAGTAGTGCAATTTcatcatatttccaaaagaaaaTACAGGTACAAAGTATTACATTGTCAAATAAGTTTCATCTACAAAATATGCCAACGGATTTTTCAATGTCAACAGTCGAAAACGACAGTAAATTACTAGTGCAATTTcatcatatttccaaaagaaaCTACAGATACGAAGTCATACATTGTCACATAAGTTTAATTTACAAAATATGACAACGGTTTCTGAAATAGATGATCAAAGCAACTAACTAGACCATTCCACACACAAAATAGATACTGTGGTAGTTAGTTGAGCACAGTCATGCACAAAATACAAAACAATTTCATCCAATTTCAAAACCTTTGTCAAGTCCAATGTATGAAATGTAATTTAAACTACGTTCTTCTTAGTTCAGTCTTCCTTAAGTAGCCTTCGAACCAACTTCAGCCTTGCATGTTGAGGAGCTTTAAACAACAGATTATGTTGTTTTGGATTTTCTGCTAGCAATGCAGCCGCAACAACAATTTCATCTGGTACTAGTTCGGGGATTGGTTCTAGCACAGCAAATACATCCTTTGTTGCGTTTACCATGTCATACTCAACACCAATTCTCTTCACAAACTCGTTCATCGCAGCTCTTGACATCTCAGTGAAATTGTTAATGGCATCAATGAATAGTTCTTCGCCATCTGAGTGCTTCTTCCGTTTCTTAGTGTTCTTTGATTTACTACCAACTTTGTTCACAGATGGAGCATTTGACACCGACATGGATTCACCTGCTTCCTCACACTCTTGGAGAAGAACATTCGGTCCAATTTTGTCTTCGGGCACAATATCATTGTCATCAGTCATGTTTAGTACTCCTTGAAGGGCCTCAACAAAGCTCTCAGCATGCTGTCCCGTTGCACGGTCATTTCCAAATATTTCGCACCAATCGGGAAAATAGGGCCATGTTTTGTATCGCCACGTACGAACACTGCTATCAGTCTGTTGTATATTGCAAATTAAATAGTgtacaaaattaaaatttaaatgaaaaatagcaTGGAGTTGCACACTGCACATAGTTATGAAGTAAATAAAGAATGcaacaagtaaaaatttcaaGTGAGCTTTACCTTCACAAATGAATCCCACGTTTCGTCAGTTGCTTCAATCCTCTTCTCTGTTTCATTCCAGCCAATTCCACTCCTGTTAAGCATTGTTAACAAAGAACCATGAGTCCTTTTCCAGACATGTATCTTTGAGTTAATATGTGGGTTCCCTCGTAAATCGGTGTTTGGAAAAGCCTGGGCAATAGATTTCTCTAAGACAGTCAAGTATCCGCAGCGAAACCCATTTTCACTCTTCCATCCAGTATTCACTAGTTCTTTAAGTGCCTGAATGAGGAATTCATCCTCCTTTTGTGTCCACACTCGGCGAATTCTCTCAGATTTCTTAGCGGTGCTAGTTGCAGTAGCAATAGGTGAGCTAATATCCATGATGAGTAGAACATTTTATACTAATCCCTGTACAATGCAGAATTATTTACGTAGACAATTTTAGTCGAAAAATGGAACCGCCAtacataaatttatttaaatacacaACCAACATCGAGTTTtacatatcaaaaatataaagaCAGAAAATTTCAATCACAACAGAAAACATAAATCAACAACCGTTCACATATTGTCTAAAATAGCACAAATACAGAAAACTACATGAACAACATCATTTCTCAGTTATTATGGTACATAGACAGTGCTAGGTTTTCCCTCCATGTGTCCCATGCAGGAGAAGATTCAACATTGCTAATGAAGTCAAAATCTCCGGTTTCTGTAAGTTCAACATATGACTCATCATCTACATCTACAGGGTCATCTACCATTTCGGAGCGAATGAAATTATGTAGCAGAATACAAGCCATTATTATACTGTTCTGAACTTTCAAGGGGTAAAACGATGGGCTACGAAGAATAGCCCATCGTCTTTTCAATAACCCAAACGCTCTTTCAATAACATTACGAGCATGACAATGTTTAGAGTTGAAAAACTCTTTGTAATTCTGGGGTGCAAAAGAACCGCCCACCCACTGATCCATATGGTATCGAGTTCTCCTATACGGCATCAAAATCCTTCAACGTTTGGGTAGCCATTGTCGCACAAGTAATAACAACCTGACATTTGTCAATAGTATTAAAAGTTAGCGACAACAAATACAAAAATACAAAAGGGACCTACCAACAAATTATATTTCTAATCTCATTATGAAATAATGTGCTGAGAACTATCATTTCATTGATT
It contains:
- the LOC142536823 gene encoding uncharacterized protein LOC142536823, which translates into the protein MDISSPIATATSTAKKSERIRRVWTQKEDEFLIQALKELVNTGWKSENGFRCGYLTVLEKSIAQAFPNTDLRGNPHINSKIHVWKRTHGSLLTMLNRSGIGWNETEKRIEATDETWDSFVKTDSSVRTWRYKTWPYFPDWCEIFGNDRATGQHAESFVEALQGVLNMTDDNDIVPEDKIGPNVLLQECEEAGESMSVSNAPSVNKVGSKSKNTKKRKKHSDGEELFIDAINNFTEMSRAAMNEFVKRIGVEYDMVNATKDVFAVLEPIPELVPDEIVVAAALLAENPKQHNLLFKAPQHARLKLVRRLLKED